A portion of the Roseimicrobium gellanilyticum genome contains these proteins:
- a CDS encoding protein kinase domain-containing protein: MVLQTHHFALPAGTMVRRFRIERCLGKGGFAFTYLATDTKLGHKVAIKELFRTESVTRRGHAVYPISMEPSLVAEWKGLLRKFTDEAKHLALFRHPNIVTVQASFEENNTSYIVMNYVDGQTFSQYLRKLPRRPSEADLLPVLTQVLDGLEAVHAARLLHRDVKPNNIYLTRRNEVILLDFGAARPDGERNGKSTFIFHADGYSPPEQYTSTEPLTPASDIYATAATLVRAITMKDPQPACERNVKDKYMPLAVAYRGRYSPALLKGIDAAMALKADRRPKSIAQWRKMLLRKGSVRTKDVKSRTGDTANWVLAIFICLVLAFTSAWIAARMSAEPEHQEQVTGKISDAGLHQIAMAPISTAKAGAVTPPEPHPQEKVPGSEPPAASENENERVKSQVVATRAQPTTPPPTDAVASAAMPPPKEIPAKMDRFLKEEIEQRVKAENYAESVTVNDTGETADLREMSRTAFMAEEARDEARYAADVGGFTHLGSTCVNYHPATDTAEMRQIFTYERQLIGSSVRRIGLVVREVRIEKASHGSPSISRRIVTARAAGYRCRLSEADCATAREQMARGITPLAAVREIIRKDRENFELQGPRDPEDMAFGLFQNAANRKKVSELPDDKIILVPGGKETAEAVLASTPVVEVFPDLDEPVIVIVVKN; the protein is encoded by the coding sequence ATGGTCCTGCAGACTCACCACTTCGCCCTGCCTGCTGGCACCATGGTGCGGCGCTTCCGCATCGAGCGCTGTCTCGGCAAGGGCGGATTCGCCTTCACCTACCTGGCGACGGACACGAAGCTCGGCCACAAGGTGGCGATCAAAGAACTGTTCCGAACCGAATCCGTCACCCGGCGGGGGCACGCGGTATATCCCATTTCGATGGAGCCCTCGCTGGTCGCGGAGTGGAAGGGACTGCTGCGCAAGTTCACGGATGAGGCGAAGCATCTGGCCCTCTTCCGGCATCCCAACATCGTGACAGTGCAGGCCTCCTTCGAGGAGAATAACACCTCGTATATCGTGATGAACTATGTGGATGGGCAGACGTTCAGCCAGTACCTGCGCAAACTTCCCAGGCGCCCTTCCGAAGCGGATCTCCTGCCCGTGCTGACACAAGTGCTCGATGGGCTGGAGGCAGTGCATGCGGCGCGCCTGCTGCACCGCGACGTCAAGCCGAACAACATCTACCTCACTCGGCGCAATGAGGTCATCCTGCTGGACTTCGGCGCTGCGCGTCCTGACGGCGAGCGCAATGGCAAGTCCACCTTCATTTTTCATGCGGACGGCTACTCCCCCCCTGAGCAGTACACGTCCACGGAGCCACTCACGCCCGCCTCGGACATCTACGCCACGGCAGCCACGCTGGTGAGAGCCATCACCATGAAGGATCCCCAGCCCGCATGCGAGCGCAACGTGAAGGACAAATACATGCCGCTGGCCGTCGCCTACCGCGGGCGGTACTCCCCTGCCCTGCTCAAGGGGATTGATGCCGCGATGGCCTTGAAGGCGGATCGCCGGCCCAAGTCCATCGCGCAATGGCGGAAGATGCTGTTGCGCAAGGGATCTGTGCGCACCAAGGACGTGAAGAGCAGGACTGGGGACACCGCAAACTGGGTGCTGGCGATTTTCATCTGCCTGGTGCTGGCTTTCACGAGCGCGTGGATCGCGGCCCGCATGTCAGCAGAGCCCGAGCACCAAGAGCAAGTCACCGGAAAGATTTCCGACGCAGGGCTGCACCAGATCGCCATGGCGCCCATTTCCACCGCGAAGGCCGGGGCAGTAACACCACCGGAGCCCCATCCGCAGGAGAAGGTGCCTGGCAGTGAGCCGCCAGCCGCCAGCGAGAATGAGAATGAGAGAGTGAAATCGCAGGTGGTTGCCACCCGCGCGCAGCCCACCACACCTCCTCCCACCGATGCGGTGGCCAGCGCTGCGATGCCGCCACCCAAGGAGATTCCCGCGAAGATGGATCGATTCCTCAAGGAAGAGATCGAACAGCGTGTCAAAGCAGAGAACTATGCGGAGTCCGTGACGGTGAATGACACCGGTGAAACAGCGGATCTGCGGGAGATGAGTCGCACTGCCTTCATGGCAGAAGAGGCGCGTGATGAAGCCCGGTATGCGGCGGATGTGGGAGGATTCACCCACCTCGGCTCCACCTGTGTAAACTATCACCCTGCCACTGATACCGCGGAGATGCGCCAGATCTTCACGTACGAGCGGCAATTGATTGGCAGCAGTGTCCGCCGCATTGGGCTGGTGGTGCGGGAGGTGCGCATTGAGAAGGCCAGCCACGGCAGCCCCTCTATCTCACGGCGCATCGTCACCGCGCGCGCTGCCGGTTATCGCTGCCGGTTGTCCGAGGCAGACTGTGCCACTGCGAGAGAACAGATGGCACGTGGCATCACTCCGCTGGCTGCCGTCAGGGAAATCATCCGGAAGGACCGGGAGAACTTTGAGCTCCAGGGACCACGCGATCCGGAGGACATGGCGTTCGGGTTGTTCCAGAACGCAGCCAACCGCAAGAAAGTTTCTGAACTGCCGGATGACAAGATCATCCTGGTCCCTGGTGGCAAAGAAACAGCGGAAGCCGTGCTTGCCAGTACTCCTGTCGTCGAAGTTTTCCCCGATCTGGACGAGCCCGTCATCGTGATCGTCGTAAAAAATTGA
- a CDS encoding serine/threonine protein kinase: protein MSAHEEFPLALPIGFRLDHYQIHRTLGVGNFGVTYQAHSHRFNLPCVIKELLPGDFATRSTPTQEIVPLSTSLMRGFKHCQQDFLREATILSRLNHPNVVKILDLFDRNGTSYYVMPFAHGITFEKYLEDRGPGAPPGESELLSLLHPLLDGLETVHGVGYLHRDIKPENILVLAGSSQPLLIDFGAARQLIANRSRQMDAVLTRGYAPFEQYGSSDKQGPYTDIYAVGASLYRAITGTPPPESIERLGENGDQYRPLAQRRELGAYSEKFRKAIDTALIVQAKLRPQTVAAWREFLPPAPATTSGNGTATGTLPPTKIPPTVGPPPLPPFTRPTQSPPPPPPPVRVPEVHPPVHEVSEILDTNWNGEPVRRSPVKWVLAALGMVVLLWGVIFLLLSLLVH, encoded by the coding sequence ATGAGCGCCCACGAAGAATTTCCCTTGGCCCTGCCCATCGGCTTCCGGCTGGATCATTATCAGATCCACCGGACGCTGGGAGTCGGCAACTTCGGGGTGACGTACCAGGCGCATTCGCACCGGTTCAATCTTCCGTGCGTGATCAAGGAGTTGCTGCCAGGAGATTTCGCCACCCGCTCCACGCCCACACAGGAAATCGTGCCGCTCTCCACCAGCTTGATGCGCGGGTTCAAGCACTGCCAGCAGGACTTCCTGCGGGAAGCCACCATCCTGAGCCGCTTGAATCATCCAAACGTGGTGAAAATTCTCGATCTGTTCGACCGCAACGGAACCAGCTACTACGTCATGCCCTTTGCACACGGGATCACCTTCGAAAAATACCTGGAGGATCGCGGGCCCGGCGCTCCTCCGGGCGAGAGTGAATTGCTGTCGCTCCTCCACCCGTTGCTCGATGGCCTGGAAACCGTGCACGGGGTGGGCTACCTGCACCGGGACATCAAGCCGGAGAACATCCTCGTCCTGGCCGGAAGCAGCCAGCCTCTTCTCATCGACTTTGGCGCGGCACGTCAATTGATTGCCAATCGCAGCCGCCAGATGGACGCCGTTCTCACGCGTGGCTACGCTCCTTTCGAGCAGTACGGCAGCAGCGACAAGCAGGGACCGTACACCGATATCTATGCCGTGGGCGCCTCTCTGTATCGCGCCATCACCGGCACGCCACCTCCCGAGTCCATCGAGAGACTTGGCGAGAATGGGGACCAGTATCGGCCGCTCGCACAGCGGCGGGAGTTGGGTGCCTATTCGGAAAAATTCCGCAAGGCGATCGATACGGCGCTCATTGTCCAAGCCAAGCTCCGCCCGCAGACGGTTGCCGCCTGGCGTGAATTTCTACCACCGGCTCCCGCCACCACATCTGGCAATGGCACTGCCACTGGTACACTGCCACCCACGAAGATTCCGCCAACCGTCGGTCCTCCACCCCTCCCGCCTTTTACCCGGCCAACGCAATCACCACCACCACCTCCTCCCCCCGTGCGGGTGCCAGAGGTTCATCCACCGGTGCATGAGGTCTCCGAGATTCTGGATACGAACTGGAATGGGGAACCCGTGCGGCGCTCCCCGGTGAAGTGGGTGCTGGCGGCCCTGGGCATGGTGGTGCTGCTCTGGGGGGTGATCTTCCTCCTCCTTTCCCTGCTCGTTCACTAA
- a CDS encoding trypsin-like peptidase domain-containing protein, with product MTSFFACIKHHLVRLCVFGAVLGSSGCNQGNGLDTERVKDSCVRFLCVRTTAPAFERVGSGFIINDRGDVVTNNHVVAGADMIFILHKNKDRIRLHLAKSVKTLPEADLAVVSSGINASPLTLNLALPNPDISGNTIVSSVGFPAIADTRPIGLGKILLNKVTLPELKTKGVDITQDMEENQSLAQFAAPSVAPPGGVRRIARRALLQVDNKGQESDLEGRSVETVEFNVDIAPGNSGGPLLDRAGYVVGVVGQGRQQAVHQIQFAMSSKELAAFLSEHDVPFGQVNIVNPGQLTMLQKALIALASAALLVAAGLGLTLLTKRRPATMSMPTSIFRQKMEEFMNNGQGRPGNHQKPGGTNGDATALSNPSSGVVWELEITGEGGFRQRVSLTDEDFIKGRGRVILGRNADFSGVTVKHDSISRQHLHFELKSGSLFVADRNSSNGTKVNNIRLSAPFRDQALKEGDRMDFGQVTALLRRRF from the coding sequence ATGACCTCCTTCTTTGCCTGTATAAAACATCACCTGGTGCGCCTGTGTGTATTCGGAGCAGTGCTGGGCTCCAGCGGCTGCAATCAAGGAAACGGACTCGATACCGAGCGAGTCAAAGACTCCTGTGTCCGCTTTCTTTGCGTTCGGACGACCGCACCTGCGTTCGAACGTGTGGGCTCTGGCTTCATCATCAATGATCGCGGTGACGTGGTGACGAACAATCATGTGGTCGCAGGGGCGGACATGATCTTCATCCTGCACAAGAACAAGGATCGCATCCGCCTTCACCTGGCGAAATCGGTGAAAACGCTGCCGGAGGCGGATCTTGCCGTGGTGAGCTCGGGCATCAACGCCTCCCCGCTGACCTTGAACCTCGCGCTGCCGAATCCTGACATCAGTGGCAACACCATTGTCTCATCGGTGGGCTTTCCTGCCATCGCAGACACCCGGCCCATCGGCCTTGGAAAGATCCTGTTGAACAAAGTGACCCTGCCGGAACTCAAGACCAAGGGGGTGGACATCACGCAGGACATGGAGGAGAACCAGTCGCTGGCGCAGTTTGCGGCACCTTCCGTGGCGCCTCCCGGCGGAGTCCGCCGTATCGCCCGCCGGGCCTTGCTGCAAGTGGACAACAAGGGCCAGGAGTCCGATCTCGAAGGCCGCAGTGTGGAAACGGTGGAATTCAATGTGGACATCGCGCCCGGAAACAGCGGCGGTCCGCTGCTGGACCGTGCCGGGTACGTGGTGGGCGTCGTAGGCCAGGGCAGGCAGCAGGCTGTGCACCAGATCCAGTTTGCCATGTCGTCCAAGGAACTCGCGGCGTTCCTTTCCGAGCACGACGTTCCATTCGGTCAGGTGAACATCGTGAATCCGGGCCAGCTCACGATGCTTCAGAAAGCCCTGATCGCCCTGGCATCTGCCGCACTGCTCGTGGCGGCCGGCCTGGGGTTGACGCTGCTGACGAAGCGTCGTCCCGCCACGATGAGCATGCCCACATCCATCTTCAGGCAAAAGATGGAGGAGTTCATGAACAACGGGCAGGGCCGGCCTGGAAATCATCAGAAGCCAGGGGGCACAAACGGGGATGCCACGGCACTTTCGAATCCCTCATCAGGAGTGGTATGGGAGCTTGAAATCACGGGCGAGGGTGGCTTTCGCCAACGGGTCAGCCTCACGGATGAGGACTTCATCAAGGGACGCGGTCGTGTGATCCTGGGTCGCAACGCGGACTTCAGTGGAGTGACGGTGAAGCACGACAGTATTTCCCGCCAGCATCTGCATTTCGAGCTCAAGAGCGGCTCACTCTTCGTCGCGGACCGGAATTCTTCCAATGGGACGAAGGTAAACAACATCCGTCTCTCCGCCCCCTTCAGGGACCAGGCGCTCAAGGAAGGTGACCGGATGGACTTCGGCCAGGTCACCGCCTTGCTCCGCCGGCGCTTCTAG
- a CDS encoding vWA domain-containing protein produces the protein MRRPRREFTIFSLAAIDLFCSAMGAFMVISIILIPYFGRLESAPIPDTSVVETKLADQTRKTEQAKQEIEQLKKELSKSSMLALFGIVTHAKSITLVVDLSGSMHNIRQNPQAQDYRPVVMSVCETIIEGMKPGQRLQVMGFHAPDGVRVDLPKWRSTPVELDARERQAAKGFVSSILKTTDGSTPTGPALRQAMMDDTEAIFLITDGAPSDGQRVGEMVCREITTDIKSRNAGRKEIHCIAIGEYNSQPYCVDFLMQLARENRGQFLGMPNL, from the coding sequence ATGCGCCGACCGAGACGCGAATTCACCATCTTCAGCCTGGCGGCCATCGACCTGTTCTGCTCCGCCATGGGAGCCTTCATGGTCATCTCGATCATCCTCATCCCATACTTCGGTCGTCTGGAGTCCGCGCCCATCCCGGACACGAGTGTGGTGGAGACAAAGCTCGCGGACCAGACCAGAAAGACCGAGCAAGCCAAGCAGGAAATCGAGCAATTGAAGAAGGAACTCTCGAAGAGCTCCATGCTCGCGCTCTTTGGCATCGTCACGCATGCGAAGTCCATCACACTGGTGGTCGATCTCTCGGGGAGTATGCACAACATCCGGCAGAATCCGCAGGCCCAGGACTACCGACCCGTGGTGATGAGCGTGTGCGAGACCATCATTGAAGGCATGAAGCCTGGTCAGCGCCTCCAGGTGATGGGTTTTCACGCACCCGACGGAGTCCGGGTGGACCTGCCCAAGTGGCGCAGCACCCCGGTGGAACTCGATGCTCGCGAGCGGCAGGCTGCCAAGGGCTTTGTATCCAGCATCCTGAAAACCACAGACGGCTCGACGCCAACGGGGCCCGCCCTGAGACAGGCGATGATGGATGACACGGAAGCAATCTTCCTCATCACGGATGGGGCGCCCAGTGATGGCCAACGCGTGGGTGAGATGGTCTGCCGTGAGATCACGACCGATATCAAATCCCGCAATGCAGGCAGGAAGGAAATCCACTGCATCGCCATCGGTGAGTACAACTCCCAACCTTATTGCGTGGACTTCCTGATGCAGCTCGCCCGCGAAAACCGCGGCCAGTTTCTCGGCATGCCAAATCTCTGA
- a CDS encoding PP2C family protein-serine/threonine phosphatase, whose product MIAELTFAGRQVRGVRENQEDSYGFCVLGSGPEGALLLALADGMGGHERGEVASALAVECFLQRLDVRRQDMRQAMLDALHLANSDIAAENARRGGAPDEMGTTFVGIFLHGKRLRWVSVGDSPLYLYRAGVMLRLNEEHTVSPVDEGSTDSAVLTSALTGGRIFRIDAPEDVVQLMEGDIIVCCSDGMNTIPLSQIGSKLEIYSGLAAGELAEKLMQAVESERKDGQDNLTVTVMKCVPATSTP is encoded by the coding sequence ATGATTGCAGAGCTCACATTTGCCGGCAGGCAAGTCCGCGGGGTACGGGAGAACCAGGAGGACAGCTATGGCTTCTGTGTTCTCGGATCCGGACCTGAGGGAGCCCTCCTGCTGGCCCTGGCGGATGGCATGGGAGGGCACGAGCGCGGCGAAGTCGCCAGTGCCCTGGCGGTGGAGTGCTTCCTACAGCGGCTCGATGTGCGCCGGCAGGACATGCGCCAGGCCATGCTCGATGCGCTCCACCTGGCGAACAGCGATATCGCGGCGGAGAATGCCCGCCGGGGTGGTGCGCCTGATGAGATGGGCACCACGTTTGTGGGCATCTTTCTCCACGGCAAGCGGCTGCGCTGGGTCAGCGTGGGAGATTCACCTCTGTACCTGTACCGGGCTGGGGTGATGCTGCGGCTGAATGAAGAACACACCGTGAGCCCGGTGGACGAAGGATCCACGGATTCCGCCGTGCTCACCTCGGCGCTCACCGGTGGACGCATTTTCCGCATTGATGCTCCTGAAGACGTCGTGCAGCTGATGGAAGGCGACATCATCGTCTGCTGCAGCGATGGCATGAATACCATCCCGCTGTCGCAGATTGGATCCAAGCTCGAAATCTATTCGGGCCTGGCGGCAGGCGAGCTCGCCGAGAAGCTCATGCAGGCCGTGGAGTCGGAACGCAAGGACGGCCAGGACAACCTGACCGTCACGGTGATGAAGTGTGTCCCTGCCACCAGCACGCCCTGA
- a CDS encoding FHA domain-containing protein, whose amino-acid sequence MSDTDYKKTKIVSRSELAWGSPSEMEGSSTDGTILYGQQDQAPAPAPAQPKKPGTMILGIPSLDNTRNAVAGWLVIVQGPGKGTSVQVGYGWSSIGRDLTNRIVLNFGDTSITGDKHAKILYDSEARKFKVANDEGLNPTRVNGEAIDSAVVLKNGDLIKIGATLLRFVPFCGADFDWNEPEATGTSGEAKA is encoded by the coding sequence ATGAGCGATACCGACTACAAGAAGACCAAGATCGTGAGCCGTAGTGAGCTTGCCTGGGGATCCCCATCCGAGATGGAGGGCAGTTCCACCGATGGCACGATACTCTACGGCCAACAGGACCAGGCGCCAGCACCTGCACCGGCACAGCCCAAGAAACCCGGGACAATGATCCTCGGCATTCCTTCCCTCGACAATACGCGCAACGCGGTGGCTGGATGGCTCGTGATTGTTCAGGGCCCTGGCAAAGGGACATCGGTGCAGGTGGGCTACGGCTGGAGCAGCATAGGGCGCGATCTGACAAACCGGATTGTGCTGAACTTCGGGGACACCAGCATCACTGGTGATAAACACGCCAAGATCCTCTACGATTCTGAAGCCCGCAAGTTCAAGGTGGCCAATGATGAGGGCCTCAATCCCACACGCGTGAATGGCGAAGCCATCGATTCCGCCGTGGTGCTGAAGAATGGCGACCTGATCAAGATTGGCGCCACCCTATTGCGCTTCGTCCCGTTTTGCGGTGCGGACTTTGATTGGAACGAACCGGAAGCAACGGGAACCAGCGGAGAGGCAAAGGCGTGA
- a CDS encoding MotA/TolQ/ExbB proton channel family protein has product MKSGTVIHLTITASMLVAALLLIVILHFTLDPGGYAARLLQNRGVDAYPFTVQHVLWVVFFLGLGEILYRFIVSSREGRQLKLRYLSEDAHAAMLTPKNLEPVYARISRPASQGYFLPRLIQRIILMFQSSRSTDQAQSLLNTNLDLFMHEVDLGYNMLRYLMWLIPSLGFIGTVKGIGDALDVTGHSATTDPSLLMNVTKALAVAYDGTFLALMMTAVLLFAMHIIQGREEEIVNRSGQYCLDHLINRLHSGNQPQ; this is encoded by the coding sequence ATGAAATCCGGAACGGTCATCCATCTGACAATCACCGCCAGCATGCTGGTTGCAGCACTGCTGCTGATCGTCATCCTGCATTTCACCCTGGACCCCGGTGGGTATGCCGCTCGTCTGCTACAGAACCGGGGTGTCGATGCTTATCCATTCACCGTGCAGCATGTACTGTGGGTGGTGTTCTTCCTGGGGTTGGGGGAAATCCTGTACCGGTTCATTGTGAGCTCGCGTGAGGGCCGGCAGCTCAAGCTGCGCTACCTTTCAGAGGACGCACATGCGGCGATGCTCACGCCGAAGAATCTCGAGCCGGTCTATGCCCGGATCAGCCGGCCAGCCTCCCAGGGATACTTCCTGCCCCGGTTGATCCAGCGCATCATCCTGATGTTCCAGTCGTCCCGATCAACCGATCAGGCGCAGAGCCTGCTCAATACAAACCTCGACCTGTTCATGCATGAGGTGGACCTCGGCTACAACATGCTCCGGTATCTCATGTGGCTGATTCCAAGTCTTGGATTCATTGGCACCGTGAAGGGCATTGGCGATGCGCTCGACGTCACGGGCCACTCCGCCACTACCGATCCCAGTCTCTTGATGAACGTCACCAAGGCCCTGGCCGTGGCGTATGACGGCACCTTCCTCGCGCTGATGATGACCGCCGTCCTCCTGTTTGCGATGCACATCATCCAGGGGCGTGAGGAGGAGATTGTGAACCGTTCCGGCCAGTACTGCCTGGACCATCTCATCAACCGTCTGCACTCCGGCAACCAGCCCCAGTGA
- a CDS encoding FHA domain-containing protein, translated as MIEVFTIGRKDADILLEDPEQSVSKCHAELTVSSDGRNFYLVDCGSSNGTFIRRQGNWERIKQEVVRKEDAVRFGMNVVQMKDLLKMLPRRTPPAARIQSPVPARTSLQPYRNPETGQIEYR; from the coding sequence ATGATCGAAGTATTCACCATCGGCAGAAAGGATGCCGACATCCTCCTTGAGGATCCGGAGCAGAGCGTGAGCAAGTGTCACGCGGAACTGACGGTGAGTTCAGACGGGAGAAATTTCTACCTCGTGGACTGCGGCAGTTCCAACGGCACCTTCATCCGGCGTCAGGGCAACTGGGAGCGGATCAAGCAGGAGGTTGTGCGGAAGGAGGACGCGGTGCGCTTCGGCATGAACGTCGTGCAAATGAAGGACCTGCTCAAGATGCTGCCGCGTCGCACTCCCCCTGCTGCGCGCATCCAGTCGCCCGTCCCGGCCAGGACCAGCCTCCAGCCCTACAGAAATCCAGAAACCGGACAAATCGAATACCGCTGA
- a CDS encoding FHA domain-containing protein has protein sequence MKITHISRLLATFLGAALVASPVHGADFLINRDVVEIVTTPSSGPPQTAEAKLTVRLTNIDDFKKAPGAQATVGGKEAPVTLSPANEGKTLIYFLLDVSEQKGVSYVKEETAAVQEMTDALLADDKAQTLFQVGIGTIGSQHKNLAFALPTKDGRSKILEGVANDKPEATSEIYRCALEAIDQFKLQQGGERKVLYILSSGKSTDTDKQKSSADALIAAARKEGIVVFAIGFSKTEAGMSDWQELRRVAKETGGGFIETVLSIKGVPTNATPRTIQELHGRLKSAAVVTVDLKNAPSGKQPMVINLELNSGGKIAVEKEIEVPQLPVPPAPPKEDPAEKKDPSVHENDHDEGKPVPPPIPDATPVKGLTDQPWFLPALVGGGVLVMGLLSFLIFKLTRPREEEEITIVDPTDGGRVTTGPTVTDEGRDIISGGGFDHESKTQLVIGWLEEFDDSATPSPVRRHEITKGNFTIGRSSDSTLRFLDDSVSVHHANIHRRSDRSLEITDLRSANQTRVNGKAVEHCVLKDGDKIQLGKVRLMLVLNNSSQDSRV, from the coding sequence ATGAAAATTACGCACATCAGCCGTTTACTCGCGACTTTCCTGGGCGCGGCTCTCGTGGCGAGCCCAGTCCACGGGGCCGATTTCCTGATCAATCGGGACGTGGTCGAGATCGTGACGACGCCTTCCAGCGGCCCGCCGCAAACAGCGGAGGCGAAGCTCACGGTCCGCCTGACCAACATTGATGACTTCAAGAAGGCACCGGGTGCCCAGGCGACGGTCGGAGGCAAGGAGGCACCCGTGACCCTGAGCCCGGCGAATGAGGGAAAGACCTTGATCTACTTCCTCCTGGATGTCAGCGAGCAAAAGGGAGTGTCCTATGTGAAGGAAGAAACGGCCGCCGTGCAGGAGATGACGGATGCCCTGCTTGCCGATGACAAAGCGCAAACGCTCTTCCAGGTCGGCATCGGCACCATCGGCAGCCAGCACAAGAATCTTGCCTTTGCGCTGCCGACGAAGGATGGCAGGTCGAAGATCCTGGAGGGTGTGGCCAACGACAAGCCCGAGGCCACCTCCGAAATCTACCGGTGCGCGCTGGAGGCGATTGACCAGTTCAAGCTTCAGCAGGGTGGCGAGAGAAAGGTGCTCTACATTCTCTCATCCGGAAAATCCACGGATACGGACAAGCAAAAGAGCTCTGCGGATGCCCTCATCGCAGCAGCCAGGAAGGAAGGGATCGTGGTGTTTGCCATTGGCTTCAGCAAAACGGAGGCCGGCATGTCAGACTGGCAGGAACTGCGCCGCGTGGCGAAGGAGACAGGCGGTGGGTTCATTGAAACGGTCCTTTCCATCAAGGGCGTGCCCACCAATGCGACTCCACGCACGATTCAGGAACTTCACGGAAGGCTCAAGTCGGCGGCAGTGGTCACGGTGGATCTGAAGAATGCTCCCTCCGGGAAGCAGCCGATGGTGATCAATCTTGAGCTCAACTCCGGAGGAAAGATCGCCGTGGAAAAGGAGATCGAGGTGCCCCAATTGCCTGTGCCTCCCGCACCGCCCAAGGAGGATCCTGCCGAGAAGAAAGATCCATCGGTTCACGAGAATGATCACGATGAGGGTAAACCAGTGCCTCCGCCGATTCCCGATGCCACTCCCGTCAAAGGGCTCACCGACCAACCCTGGTTCCTGCCCGCACTGGTAGGCGGTGGAGTGCTGGTGATGGGATTGCTGAGTTTCCTGATCTTCAAGCTTACCCGGCCGCGCGAAGAAGAGGAGATTACCATCGTAGATCCCACCGATGGCGGCCGTGTCACTACGGGTCCAACGGTGACTGACGAGGGTCGCGATATCATCTCGGGTGGTGGGTTCGATCATGAAAGCAAAACCCAGCTCGTGATTGGATGGCTGGAAGAGTTCGATGATTCGGCGACTCCCTCTCCTGTGAGGCGTCATGAGATTACGAAGGGGAACTTCACCATTGGTCGCAGTTCAGACAGCACCCTGCGCTTCCTGGATGACAGCGTCTCCGTCCATCACGCCAATATTCACCGGCGCAGCGACCGCAGCCTGGAAATCACGGACCTGAGATCCGCCAACCAGACGCGTGTGAATGGAAAGGCCGTGGAGCACTGCGTGCTCAAGGACGGTGACAAGATTCAGCTGGGGAAAGTCCGCCTTATGCTCGTGCTCAACAACTCCAGCCAGGATTCCAGAGTATGA